GACATATATAAGATACGGACTGCCGGACATAATTGTAAATACAGCACCACTGGGGATTCTTCTTGGGAGCCTTCTTTCAATAAGTAAAATGGCACAACGTTTGGAAATAACAGCAGTAAAAACTGCCGGAATCAGCTTCAGAAGATTTGTACTGTTTCCAATACTATTTTCAGCGCTGGTATCGCTTTTTACAGTATATATGAGCATAAATATTCTCCCGGAATCAAATAAGATGAAACGGGAAATGAAAGACAGAAAATTAAAAGAAGAAGACCAGACTAAAAAAAATGAGAAAAAAGATGTATATATAAAACTTGATAAAAACAGAATGCTCTACGCAGGTTATGTAAATAAAGACAAAAATATAATGGAAGGAATTATGATTGTAGATTTTCATGATAACCTAAATGGTATAAAAGAAATATATGTATCACCAAGTGCGTCATATAACAATCAGTCAAAAATATGGGATTTCAGTTCATTAAAAGAGCTGGATGTAGAAAAGAATACAGAAAGTGAGATACTAAGCAGTGAATTTCAGCTGCGGGCAACGCCAAATGAGATATTAGAAGATCAGGTAAAAGCAAAAGAACTAACTTTGAGGGAACTAAGAGAGAAATCAGTTTACTACAGCAGAGTGGGGGCGAATACAAATGATCTGTTTTCAGAATTATACAACAGACTGTCATTTACTTTTGCTTCATTCATCATGAGTTTTATCGGGTTATCTCTGGGAAGTAAATATATCAGGGGAGGAGCAGCAATAAATATAGGGCTGTCAGTGCTGATAGGATACAGTTATTATGGAATATCAACCATGCTTAGATCAATGGGACCGGTAGTTTCACTATTCCCGTTATACATAACA
The Sebaldella sp. S0638 DNA segment above includes these coding regions:
- a CDS encoding LptF/LptG family permease, whose product is MNKLDKYILINYIKGFILGMMMFLLIFLLAESINVTGWIMEDKFTLGDSLTYIRYGLPDIIVNTAPLGILLGSLLSISKMAQRLEITAVKTAGISFRRFVLFPILFSALVSLFTVYMSINILPESNKMKREMKDRKLKEEDQTKKNEKKDVYIKLDKNRMLYAGYVNKDKNIMEGIMIVDFHDNLNGIKEIYVSPSASYNNQSKIWDFSSLKELDVEKNTESEILSSEFQLRATPNEILEDQVKAKELTLRELREKSVYYSRVGANTNDLFSELYNRLSFTFASFIMSFIGLSLGSKYIRGGAAINIGLSVLIGYSYYGISTMLRSMGPVVSLFPLYITAWLTNIVFFALGIYLFRKAEY